The Calothrix sp. PCC 7507 DNA segment GTAAAACCTTATTTTTGCCTGCAAAATTGTATGCCGAGATACGGTATAGTTTCATCACTATGCTTTTGCTTGTAATATATGGGATCGCTATATTGTATATCAGCAATCAATAAGTTAAAGAAATACCATTTTTATATTTTCTTTGTTATTTTGTATTTAACGGGACAGTTCTTCAGCAAATGCTGAGTTTAAATAACAATTAATTACACAATTTTCCCGCCAATTCTATTTCAAATACTCTGTTGTGCTTGTCTAAATTCTATTGTTAAGCACAATACAAGTTGCAGAGATAGAATGCATTGTAATCATCGCCATCTCCCAACAGTTTATTAAGACTAAAGCAACCTAAACTACCATTATGATCAAGGTAAATAATCAGCGCATCATTCTTTCTGCTTTTATTAACTATGCCAGCGTAAAGCATCAAACAGCTAGTAATCACAAGTTAACTCAACCTAAATTGGATTTACTACAACCATTACGTCAATGGCTAGATAATGTAGAAATCCCCAATCAAAAACTAGCTAAATTGATTGCCAAATATATTCCGGCGCAGTGTCCCTTCGAGCGTGATATCATGCTCTTCGGTCGCAAAATAGGACATATTCCTCCCATGTGTAAACTCAACCCTCTTTACGAGCAATTCGTAGGCTTGCGTTTTCGCGCTCTTTGTTATTTAGTTGATCAATGTGGAGAGGATATCCAGTCCTACTGCTAAACATAATCTTGAGCAAATGCAGCATGGAAATTCAAATTGAGCATCAACCAAGTCAAGAACGCCTCAAGCAATTAGGGGTGTGGGAATGGTCAATTTGGCAGAAAGAAGTCTCAAAATTCCCTTGGACTTATGATACTCAAGAGACTTGCTATTTTTTAACAGGTGATGTAAAAGTGACGCCTGATGGTGGACAGCCAGTGCAAATGGGTAAAGGTGATTTAGTGACTTTTCCCGCTGGTATGTTATGCACATGGGAAATTATCAGCGACGTGAAAAAACACTATTATTTTGGTTGATTAAGCGTCAAGAGTTATTCACTTGAATCTCATTGTTGCTTGAAAAATTTCCGGGAAGTCAAGAAATGATAAATCAATTTTGCTGACGATTATTATTTGGTTCGCAACGAGTATCGTAGAATAAAGTGGCAGCGTCGGTTAACTGCTGATATCCATATCTCTGAAAACTCGTTGCGACTCCATCACCAAGACAATATTCATAATCATGGATGGTTTCGTTACCGCTGAATTTATCAGAAATTTTTTGCCAAGTTGGCGGTTTATAGCCAAAAATATAGTTGTAAAATTTTGCTGCTTCAGCTTGCTGATAATTATAATCTTGTGAATTTGGGCCAAAGTTCCCATTGAAGTTTAAGGTAATATATTTAGCCTGATTATTGACAAAGGTGATAGCAAAATTACTTTTAGGAAATTTAGGAAAAACTCCCCGAAAGCTTTTTGGGGCATAGGTGTAGGTGATTTGCTCACCTTTAGTAAGTTTAGTAGTATAACGGCCAAAATAACTTGCAATTGTTTGGGGAGTTTGATTTAAAACATAGCGTCCTGCTAAAGCTGGAGGGATAAAGACACTGTTGAGGAGAAAAAATCCTACAATCAACAGGGTAACAAAATAACGATATTGCATTGTGATTACCTGCAAATTAAAGCTAGGGAGTTGATAATTGTGTTATACCGTTTTTTTGTGAAGCTGCATATAATTCACCCCCCGGCTATCGCCGTCCCCCCTTGGCAAGGGGGGACTACAGGGGGGTATTATTATGTGCATCTTCATACAGAATTGGTATTAGCGGGAAGTGAATTATGGCAGATGCAATCGCACACAAAAAATCTCTTCCCACCGCAATTTTAATGAGGACATTGAAAAAAAATGCTACTACATTTAAGTACCTGGCAGGAAGTTGAAACTTATCTAGAAACATCTAAGGGTATTATCCTGCCGATTGGTTCCACAGAACAACATGGGCCAACAGGGTTAATAGGAACTGATGCGATTTGTGCGGAAGCGATCGCCCGTGGTGTGGGAGAATCAACTCAAGCGATCGTTGGTCCTACAATCAATGTGGGGATGGCGCTGCACCATACCGCCTTTCCTGGTACGATAAGTCTGCGTCCTAGCACTTTGATTCAACTGATACGAGACTACATCACCTCTTTAGCCAAAGCAGGTTTTACCAAGTTCTACTTTATTAATGGACATGGTGGTAACATCGCCACCCTCAAAGCGGCTTTTTCTGAAACTTACGCCCACTTAGAAGATTTGCAAATTAATAATGCTCAAAGTGTGCAATGTCAAGTGGCAAACTGGTTTATGTGCGGTTCTGTGTACAAATTAGCTAAAGAATTATACGGTGATCAAGAAGGCTCCCATGCTACACCTAGTGAAGTTGCTGTCACCCAATATGTTTATCCAGAGGCGATTAAGCAAGTACCCCTTTCTCCAGAAGTTGGAACTGGACACAAGATTTATAGTGCAGCAAACTTTAGATTGCGCTACCCAGATGGACGCATGGGTTCAAATCCGGCCTTAGCTACACCAGAACATGGTAAGCAGTTTTATGAATTAGCGGTGAAGGAACTCAGCAATGGGTATTTAGAATTTTTGAACGCAGAATAACACGATATCATCCCACACCGCCCATCGGTTTGGATGTGGGACTGCTTTTTATTTTAACTAAACTGGCGATCGCTCTGACTAATTCATCTGGATCTACTGGTTTGGCTAGATGCTTTTGAAACCCTGCCGTTAGGGCTTGTTGTTGATTAATTTCACCTGCATAAGCCGTCAAAGCCAGCGCCGGAGTCTGTGAACTTTGTTGTGATGATGCTCGCAGTTCACGTATCAAGGTATACCCATCTTTTTCTGGCATGGCAATGTCACACACTAAAACATCCGGCTGTAACTGTTGTAATAATCCCCATGCTTGAGTTGCTGATGATGCTGCGTTCACCTGGGCACCACATTGTTCCATGATAAATACAAGTAGTTCCCGTGTATCTTCTTCATCATCGACTACTAAGATATGGAAGCCACTCAAATCTAAAGTATCTGCTACTGGAGTGTCATTAGGCTTGACTTCTGGTGTGTTGATCATGAGCGGTAATTGCACTGTAAAGGTTGCTCCCTGTCCTTCTCCCAGACTGGCTACAGATACTGTACCACCATGCATCTCGACGATGTGACGCACAATAGCCAATCCTAATCCTAAGCCGCCAAACTGTCGGGTTGTGGCGCTATCTGCTTGACGAAATGTATCGAAGACATAAGGCAAAAAATCAGGATTAATTCCCTTACCAGTATCACTGACTTGTATTTGAGCATAAGTGCCCACAGATTCTAGTTTGATATGCACCTCTCCACCAGCAGGAGTAAATTTGACTGCATTGGTGAGCAAATTCCACAAAACTTGTTGCAGGCGATTGGAATCACCCATGCAAGACTTGACTAAAGGTGCGATTTCGGTGTGAATTTGAATCTCTTTGGCTTCGGCGGCGAGTTGTACTGTGTCCTTAGCAGCTGCAATGGTTGCAGCTAAATCAACTGCACTGATGTTGAGTGTTAATTTACCTTGCAAGATGCGAGAAATATCTAATAAGTCGCCGATGAGTTGAGTTTGCAATACAGCGTTCCGTTCGATGGTTTCTAAAGCGATCGCTTTTTTATTATCATCTAGCTTCCGAGTCCGCAAAAGCTTTGTCCAGCCAAGAATAGGATTGAGGGGAGTCCGCAATTCATGGGATAAGATGGCCAGAAATTCATCTTTCATCCGGTTGGCGACTTCTGCTGCTTCCCTCGCTGTTTGCTCACGGATCAGTAACTGTTCCCGTTCTTCTTCGGCGCGTCTGCGTTCAGTGACATCAATAGCTACCCCTCCTACCAATGTTTCTCCCGACGGATTGGCAATGGGGAATTTATACACGAGAAAGTCGCCAATCGTACCATCTAAACGCGGGGCAATTTCAATCGCCTCTATCACTTGATTGGTAATAACTGCCGTCCTAATGTTTTCTAGAGATTGTTGGGCAATCTCGGCATCATACAACTCAAATATATTTTTCCCAATTGCATCTTGAGTGGTTAGCTGGAATGTTTGATAATAAGTGGGGCTTAGGTAAATAATACATCCATCTGCATCAGTGATCCAAGCACAGGCAGGGCTATGAGCCATAAAGGCTTGAAAGCGTTCTTCGCTAGCTCTTAACACCTCTTCCGATCGCTGAAGTTCATTCATTAACTGACGTGTGCGTTTTTCTACTTGTTTGCGATCGCTAATATCTACAAATGCTGCTACTGATCCTCTGGCTTTACCCTGTTTATCGAGTAAGGGAGCCGCATAACCAAACATATTGAAAACAGTGCCATCACCACGGATAACATCAATCTCTGTGCCTTTGATTTCTACCTGATGAATGGCAGCGTAGCGCAAAGGAAATTCATTCGGTCTGAGTTCCTTGCCATTGCGAAAGATTTTGTAGTCTGGACGAGGTGTATTAATTGGTGTGTAGGAAACGTTATCTTCAGGAGATATACCTAAAATCTCCGCAAATGTGGGGTTGGCTGTGATGTGTCGAAATTCTGCATCTTGAGCCACCAGAATCCCAATAGGAATCAGATCGAACAGAGTTTTCATATCTTGGTTTAAAGCCGCGATCGCTCCCTCCCGCGTTTGCAGTGCTGCTGCCATTTCGTCGATAGCACCAGCGAGTTGTCCGAGTTCTCCTGATTTATTACTGATTCCAGTACGTGCGTTCAGTTCTCCCGCACCAAGTTTTTGCGCTGTCTCTACCAGCAATTTCATTTGACGTAATAAGAAGATATCGCCACCTACCCAAGCAGCAATTAACGCCAAAACAGTCACCACACCCAACCAGAGTAAATTTCGCACTAATAGCTTATTCGCCTTAGCCAATACCGTAGATACAGGCAGTCCCACTCGAATGTAGGCATCAGGGTTGAGCGGATCATCTCCCAACGGCATAAAAGCAAAGACGCGGGTAATACCATCTAAGCTAGTAAATTCATATGTGCCTTCACCCTGAGCCAATTTCATTTGCTCGAAGGCATCCTTGATTAAAAATGTTCCTACCCACTTTTGTGAGTCAGGATAGCGGACTAAAAGCCTACCTTGTTTGTTAACAACACTCAGAACTGAGCCTGGAGGTAGTTTCACTTGCGCCGCTAAATTGTTCAACTCAGCTAAATCTAGGGTAGCATTCAGCACAACTTTAACCTGCCCTAATTTGTCTATAACAGGGTAAGCAAAGTTAAGGGTAGCTTTTTTGCTACCACGAACAATTTGATAGTCACCAACGGCAAATTTGCGGGTTTTTACGGCACGTTGGAAAGATGCTTGGTCTACTAAATTAATTGAGTTATTGGGAATAGCATGACAAATATTTTTACCTTGGGCATCAAGCACATCAAAAGCAGTGTAAGTAGGGTACTGCTTTAAAAGATCGGTCAGCAAGCGATCGCACTCTGGGGAGTTACCTTGACGAACAATTGGCAACTGCGCCAATATTGTGAGCAGTTGGCGGGTTGACTCCACAACTTGCCTCTGGTTATTAGCAGCCAATCTCACCAACTGTAATGTATTTTGCTGCGCCTCTACCGTTGCCGTCCGTCTCTGTTCAGAAGCACTGTAAATAATCAGTCCCAGTGCCGGTACAACCGCTAGAAGAACAAGAAAGACCAAACGAGTACGAAGGCTGGATAAGAATATGCTATGTAACCAGGAGCGCATTATAATTTACTTTAACTCCAGTAGCGACTCTAAGCTGATTCTCATCCATATCTCCAAAAACTGCATTTATTAAATCAGTGAACAGTGAACAGTTATCAGTTATCAGTGAACAGTTATCAGTCAACTGTTCACTGTCATCATTCAGTTGTTGAGTGAATGGCTAGGCGACAGATGGGGCGATCGCAAAATAATTTGGCGTTTGCGGCGCAATAGTTTTCCCTCTCCCTCGAACTCTTGTAAGAGACGTGTGATAGTTACTCTTGTTGTATTTAATACTTCAGATATTTCCTGATGAGTTGCATTTACGTCGATTAGCTTACCCTGTTCTACATCACGGCCAAATTTAGCACTTAACCACACCAAAAATTGCCACAAACGCAGAGAAATAGGTTTACGATGCACAATGCTTAAAAGTTCTTCTCCCTGTTGAATGCGGGACAATAAAGCGTTGACATCTTGATACCAAAGATGAGGCGGGACAATGCTGACTTCTACGTGAGTCAGACATTCAATATGATAAGGCTTGATTTTCGATAAAGGAGAACCAATCAAATCCCCGGAACCCCAATAACCCAGAGTAATAAATGTACCGTCTTCACTCCAGGTTAAGGTACGAACGGCACCGCGTTCGATTCGCCACAGGATATCATTACGCGGTGGTAGCATTTCGCGCTTGGCAAATAGCCGATAAGGGATTTGTCCTTTGAAAGCAGAGTTATATGACAAATTTGTGGAATACATAAAAGATTGGGTAGACACACGTAATTGATTTAGAATTTATTGGAACTATCCCCGTAATTCGCCGCAAATAGGTAGTTTGTGGCAAAAAGAACTGAGGATCATTTAATACTTGCAATTATTTCAGCTAACGCTGATTTAACACTCATATCATCTATGTGTAAATATCGAAACAGTGTCCATAACCACAGTTATTATTGAGTAATTTTCTATACAAAACTAAAAAAACCTCCTTTTTGGGGAGGTTTGGCAAGATTAATTAAGTAAATCAGTGAAGATGAATTGTAAAAAACATCAGTAAGATTAATTTATGCACCGAAAAACTTTTTTCTTTGTTGACAGTTGATGGTTAACTGTCAACACTCTGCACAATGAAACATACGCCGAATAGCTTATTCTCTAGCAATAACTATATCGTTGGATTTAATGACTGCATAGGCTTCTGCTCCCTCAGCTAGTTCCAACTCCTCTGCTGAGACTTTGGTAATCATCGAAGTTAGCTCAACTTTATGCACAATCTCTAGCGTCACTTCCGTATTCACAGATCCTGTAACTACTCTTTTAACAACACCTTTCAGGATATTACGGGAACTAACTTTGAGTGGTTTCTTTTGACTAATAATTTCTACTTCAGAAGTATGAGCATCTTCCTTTGTTGGCAGTGGTACTGGTGGCGAAGAATACTTATTTAAACCACGCACTAGTTCCCGTAAAATCTCAGTTTTCGTTCTTTGAGAATTGTTACAGAACTCTTCTAGTATTTTTCGCTCCTCTTCTGATGTTTGAAATGTAACCCATCCTTGTTCTTTTCTTGGCATAATATTACCAATCTATTTGGTACATATTTGATTATCTTGGTACGATAGTACCAAGTTTAAATCCTCTGAAGCAGAATCTGTCTCAGTGTGATCTTAAGATTATGCAGCGATCGCCTACACTCATCTTCAGAACGTTGTCTGCTCAAGGCTGGGGAACTTTTCCCGGGAAAACTTTAATTTTTTCCGGAACAAGCCAGCTATCGGATGTAGATATCAACATACCGAATCTTTATAACTAAAATAGGGCAACTATAAAGCCCTCATGCCAAAACAACTCCCCCTAAAGCCGCTCTGAGAAAACTCTAGAGCGGCTTTTGGTTTTGAACTTATTCCTCAACCCTCAGAAAATCTGGTTTCTTGAAGTGTATTTTAGCGAGAATTGGCGACATATCTAGCAGCGTAACAACGGATGTTCATTCTGGATCACAGCGATCGCATATACCCTGGACTGTCACCTCATAAGTCTTGCCACGCAAGCCAGGACGCAGACTCTGCAACTGGATGTACTCAAAAGTATCCCAGGTAATATCTTCAATTGCCCCACATTGACAACAGCAAAAGTGATGATGGGGTCCCACATTTGCGTCATAGCGACAAACACCCTCTTCTAACAGTACTTCCCTGACAAGTCCGACTTCTCTGAGTGCTTGCAGAGAACTATAGATAGTTGCCTGGGATGACACCGGAAAATCTTTATTCAGTTCCGTCAGAATTTGGTCAACTGTAGGGTGATCGGTGCGAGATAACAAATTTGCATAAACCGCAAACCGCTGAGGAGTCACCCTCAAACCCTTAGACTTTAAGGTTTGAACAATCGCGTTTGCTTGGTGCTGCATACTTGCTGCTGCATGGAGTATTTTCTTTCTCAATTATAGTCTATTTTCTCAGAATCAATATATAGTTTTATTTATTTCAACATTTAAGTATTTATAACTATTGAATATTTCTTAAATCAGAATTATTCTGAGTTAGAACCGCAAACTGCTTTTACAAGCTAATACGTTAATATTCATCCAGAGGTCAATATGGCTGTGATCACAAAAGTTCCTAACGTTGTCTTCAAAACCCGCGTCCGCGACGAATCTATTGGTGGGACCAACCCTTTTCGCTGGCAAGATCGCACCACTCAAGAAATTTTCGCTGGGAAGCGTGTTGTAGTATTTTCACTACCTGGAGCTTTTACCCCTACTTGTTCCACCTCACACCTACCCCGTTATGAGGAACTCTACCAAGACTTTAAAGCTTTGGGAGTTGATCAAGTGATTTGTATCTCTGTAAATGATGCCTTTGTGATGTTCCAATGGGGCAAGCAACAAGGCGCCCAAAACGTCTTCCTGCTCCCCGATGGCAATGGCGAATTTACCCGTAAGATGGGGATGTTAGTGGATAAATCTAACTTGGGCTTTGGTCTACGTTCTTGGCGCTACTCAATGGTAGTAAATGACGGCAACATTGAAAAGATTTTCATTGAGCCAGGTTTTGATGACAACTGCCCCACCGATCCGTTTGAAGTCTCTGATGCCGACACTATGTTAGCCTACCTGAAAGAGGCTAGAACGGCTGTCGCAGTTTAATTTGGTATCACTATATATGATCACGTAGGGACGGGGTTTCCCCGTCCCTACGAGCGATCGCTATTCCTTGGAGGACATATGACTTACGATTATGACTTATTAGTAATTGGTGCAGGCTCTGGTGGGATTGCCACCGCGAGACGGGCAGCAGAATACGGTGCTAAAGTAGGGGTTGTGGAATTTGACCGCTTAGGTGGCACCTGCGTCAATCGTGGCTGTGTCCCCAAAAAGTTGATGGTTTACGCCTCTCGGTTTCCCGATCAGTTTGCAGAAGCTGTAGGCTATGGCTGGAGTCCCGTTGAGAGTTCACTGGATTGGGAAAAGATGATTACGGCGGTCAACAATGAGGTGACTCGTCTAAATGGGATTTATCAACAGATGTTAGATAAATCCAAAGTAGAAATCTTGCAAGGATACGGTAAGTTTGTTGATACCCATACGATCGCAGTTGGCGAACGCCAAGTCACAGCAGACAAAATTTTGATTGCTGTGGGTGGACATCCCATTAGACCGAATATTTTGGGTATTGAACATGCCATCACTTCCGATGATATTTTTAACCTCAAAGAACAACCCAAACGCATAGTAATTTTGGGGGGAGGTTACATCGGTTCAGAATTCGCCTGCGTCCTCAATGGATTGGGTACAGAAGTCACCCAGGTAATTCGTGGGGACAAAATTTTGCGTGGTTTTGATGACGATTTGCGCTCAGAAATTCAGGAAGCTATGGGTAAACATGGCATTCGCATCCTCAACAACATCCAACTGATTGCGATTGAGAAAGATGCAGCAGGCGTGAAGGTGACAGTCCGGGGAGAAGAAGGAACAGAGGAAACTGTCGTTGCAGATGCGGTGAGTTTGGCGGCGGTTGGTCGCAAACCCAGCACACACAATTTGGGTTTAGAAAATACCGGAGTTAAGCTCCACGATGGAGCCGTAGTTGTGGATCAATACAGCCGCACAGCTGACGAGAATATCTATGCAGTGGGAGACTGCACCAACAAAATCAACCTGACACCAGTAGCAATTAATGAAGGCAGGGCGTTAGCTGATACCGTGTTTGGTGGTAAGTCTCGCACCATGAGTTACGACAATGTGCCCACAGCCATTTTCACAACACCAGAAGCGGCAACCGTAGGACTGACAGAAGCAGAAGCCAGAGAGAAATATGGTGATGCGGTGAAAATCTATCGCAGCCGCTTTCGATCCATGTATTACACATTACCTGGTAAAGAGGAAAAAACCCTAATGAAGCTAGTGGTTAATGAAAAAACCGATAAGGTATTGGGCGCACACATGGTCGGCAAAGATGCTGCTGAAATTATACAAGGAGTAGCGATCGCCATCAAAATGGGTGCAACCAAAGCTAACTTTGATGCCACTGTGGGTATTCATCCTAGTTCGGCGGAAGAGTTTGTCACGATGCGGTAGGGAATGGGGCAGGGAGCAGGGTGTATTAGTGGGAAATTAGCCCAACCGACTTACCCTGAGGGAAGCTAACGCAACAGGCGGGGAATCCCCATCTAAGCTATCCCCCTGCTCCCTCTAACTTGGGCGGCGGAATCTTGTTGTAATGCTGATGCGGCCTTTGCGTCTTCTCTACGAGACGCTACGCGAATGCGCCTACTCTGCGAGAACGACTGCGTCGAATGCGTGAGACAGAAATCATCCCATTCATCAGCAACGCCAATTTTATTTGTGCCCACCTACTTAGATCAAATTATTATGTTCAGAGAAGAAGCAAGTTGGCTAGCAAATCTGATCTATTCTCTAGAGCCAAACAATGTATTTCCGATGCTAAATATTGGTAGTTCCAATAAGAAATTTAGAGAGCAAGAACAACCTTGGATTGATGATTTATTGTTCAAGCCAGCCAGACAAAAAGGGTACTCGGTAATTCACACCGACATGAAAAATGATTTAGGCGTTGATTTAGTAGGGGATTTATGCGATCGCGCTTTTTTGCAGAAACTTTCAGAAATGAATATTAAATCTGTATTGTGTTCTAATCTACTGGAACACCTCACAAACCGAGAAGAAATCTGCAAAATAATTAGCTCTATTATTCCTAAC contains these protein-coding regions:
- a CDS encoding cupin domain-containing protein; protein product: MEIQIEHQPSQERLKQLGVWEWSIWQKEVSKFPWTYDTQETCYFLTGDVKVTPDGGQPVQMGKGDLVTFPAGMLCTWEIISDVKKHYYFG
- a CDS encoding Fur family transcriptional regulator, producing MQHQANAIVQTLKSKGLRVTPQRFAVYANLLSRTDHPTVDQILTELNKDFPVSSQATIYSSLQALREVGLVREVLLEEGVCRYDANVGPHHHFCCCQCGAIEDITWDTFEYIQLQSLRPGLRGKTYEVTVQGICDRCDPE
- a CDS encoding ATP-binding protein, which gives rise to MRSWLHSIFLSSLRTRLVFLVLLAVVPALGLIIYSASEQRRTATVEAQQNTLQLVRLAANNQRQVVESTRQLLTILAQLPIVRQGNSPECDRLLTDLLKQYPTYTAFDVLDAQGKNICHAIPNNSINLVDQASFQRAVKTRKFAVGDYQIVRGSKKATLNFAYPVIDKLGQVKVVLNATLDLAELNNLAAQVKLPPGSVLSVVNKQGRLLVRYPDSQKWVGTFLIKDAFEQMKLAQGEGTYEFTSLDGITRVFAFMPLGDDPLNPDAYIRVGLPVSTVLAKANKLLVRNLLWLGVVTVLALIAAWVGGDIFLLRQMKLLVETAQKLGAGELNARTGISNKSGELGQLAGAIDEMAAALQTREGAIAALNQDMKTLFDLIPIGILVAQDAEFRHITANPTFAEILGISPEDNVSYTPINTPRPDYKIFRNGKELRPNEFPLRYAAIHQVEIKGTEIDVIRGDGTVFNMFGYAAPLLDKQGKARGSVAAFVDISDRKQVEKRTRQLMNELQRSEEVLRASEERFQAFMAHSPACAWITDADGCIIYLSPTYYQTFQLTTQDAIGKNIFELYDAEIAQQSLENIRTAVITNQVIEAIEIAPRLDGTIGDFLVYKFPIANPSGETLVGGVAIDVTERRRAEEEREQLLIREQTAREAAEVANRMKDEFLAILSHELRTPLNPILGWTKLLRTRKLDDNKKAIALETIERNAVLQTQLIGDLLDISRILQGKLTLNISAVDLAATIAAAKDTVQLAAEAKEIQIHTEIAPLVKSCMGDSNRLQQVLWNLLTNAVKFTPAGGEVHIKLESVGTYAQIQVSDTGKGINPDFLPYVFDTFRQADSATTRQFGGLGLGLAIVRHIVEMHGGTVSVASLGEGQGATFTVQLPLMINTPEVKPNDTPVADTLDLSGFHILVVDDEEDTRELLVFIMEQCGAQVNAASSATQAWGLLQQLQPDVLVCDIAMPEKDGYTLIRELRASSQQSSQTPALALTAYAGEINQQQALTAGFQKHLAKPVDPDELVRAIASLVKIKSSPTSKPMGGVG
- a CDS encoding molybdopterin-binding protein codes for the protein MPRKEQGWVTFQTSEEERKILEEFCNNSQRTKTEILRELVRGLNKYSSPPVPLPTKEDAHTSEVEIISQKKPLKVSSRNILKGVVKRVVTGSVNTEVTLEIVHKVELTSMITKVSAEELELAEGAEAYAVIKSNDIVIARE
- a CDS encoding methyltransferase type 11; this translates as MFREEASWLANLIYSLEPNNVFPMLNIGSSNKKFREQEQPWIDDLLFKPARQKGYSVIHTDMKNDLGVDLVGDLCDRAFLQKLSEMNIKSVLCSNLLEHLTNREEICKIISSIIPNGGYIFVTVPYEYPYHRDPIDTMFRPNIQELSNLFPNCKIVSGEIVAGGYLAQSTTFTPVIYTLAMFIRLIFPIYQPLRWFDSLRYALWLFRDISVSCVLLEKVNDL
- a CDS encoding creatininase family protein, with protein sequence MLLHLSTWQEVETYLETSKGIILPIGSTEQHGPTGLIGTDAICAEAIARGVGESTQAIVGPTINVGMALHHTAFPGTISLRPSTLIQLIRDYITSLAKAGFTKFYFINGHGGNIATLKAAFSETYAHLEDLQINNAQSVQCQVANWFMCGSVYKLAKELYGDQEGSHATPSEVAVTQYVYPEAIKQVPLSPEVGTGHKIYSAANFRLRYPDGRMGSNPALATPEHGKQFYELAVKELSNGYLEFLNAE
- the gorA gene encoding glutathione-disulfide reductase; translation: MTYDYDLLVIGAGSGGIATARRAAEYGAKVGVVEFDRLGGTCVNRGCVPKKLMVYASRFPDQFAEAVGYGWSPVESSLDWEKMITAVNNEVTRLNGIYQQMLDKSKVEILQGYGKFVDTHTIAVGERQVTADKILIAVGGHPIRPNILGIEHAITSDDIFNLKEQPKRIVILGGGYIGSEFACVLNGLGTEVTQVIRGDKILRGFDDDLRSEIQEAMGKHGIRILNNIQLIAIEKDAAGVKVTVRGEEGTEETVVADAVSLAAVGRKPSTHNLGLENTGVKLHDGAVVVDQYSRTADENIYAVGDCTNKINLTPVAINEGRALADTVFGGKSRTMSYDNVPTAIFTTPEAATVGLTEAEAREKYGDAVKIYRSRFRSMYYTLPGKEEKTLMKLVVNEKTDKVLGAHMVGKDAAEIIQGVAIAIKMGATKANFDATVGIHPSSAEEFVTMR
- a CDS encoding Crp/Fnr family transcriptional regulator, coding for MYSTNLSYNSAFKGQIPYRLFAKREMLPPRNDILWRIERGAVRTLTWSEDGTFITLGYWGSGDLIGSPLSKIKPYHIECLTHVEVSIVPPHLWYQDVNALLSRIQQGEELLSIVHRKPISLRLWQFLVWLSAKFGRDVEQGKLIDVNATHQEISEVLNTTRVTITRLLQEFEGEGKLLRRKRQIILRSPHLSPSHSLNN
- a CDS encoding Mo-dependent nitrogenase C-terminal domain-containing protein produces the protein MIKVNNQRIILSAFINYASVKHQTASNHKLTQPKLDLLQPLRQWLDNVEIPNQKLAKLIAKYIPAQCPFERDIMLFGRKIGHIPPMCKLNPLYEQFVGLRFRALCYLVDQCGEDIQSYC
- a CDS encoding peroxiredoxin codes for the protein MAVITKVPNVVFKTRVRDESIGGTNPFRWQDRTTQEIFAGKRVVVFSLPGAFTPTCSTSHLPRYEELYQDFKALGVDQVICISVNDAFVMFQWGKQQGAQNVFLLPDGNGEFTRKMGMLVDKSNLGFGLRSWRYSMVVNDGNIEKIFIEPGFDDNCPTDPFEVSDADTMLAYLKEARTAVAV